The sequence below is a genomic window from Oreochromis aureus strain Israel breed Guangdong linkage group 12, ZZ_aureus, whole genome shotgun sequence.
GATGTCAACCATTTTTACAACTTTTAATCTTTAAACAAATAacacaggcttttttttttactgctcttATTTCAGCCCGAGTGGGGGCCTGTGGTGGGAACTACACTTCTCCATCAGGAGTGATCTACTCCCCCGACTTCCCTGACAAATACGGGGCCGGGCGTGTTTGCTACTGGACTATCCAGGTCCCTGGATCCTCGGCCATCCTCTTCAATTTCACCTTCTTTGACATCTCTGACCAGACCGACATGGTGGAGCTACTGGATGGCTACACAAATCAAGTGGTGGCCCGCTTCGACTGGCGAAGCCCTCCACGGGAGCTTGTAAACATCACGGGCGACTTTGTCATACTGTACTTCTACTCTGACCGAACCAACCAAGCCCAGGGATTTGCTCTTCTTTACCAAGGTGAGATCTCACCAGATTTTCTGAAATTTCTCACCTATTGTGATGTTTTCCTTCATTATCGCTTCTCTGCTCAGCCTCCCTTCATTCagaacactttgaaaacaaaGTAAGAACCCCATTTGCGTGGCTGGCTCGCTGGCTAGCACTATGATGGAGTTTTGCATAGCATCCCTAGTTTAGTAAAGTAACACCTGTTAGTTGTGGTTAGGCAGTTGTCACGGCTTTGGCAGgcccttttctcttttcatttgcTAGTCAATGTCTCACAGCCCCGGGTGATATTGCATATTTAAatgatgttctgtttttctaGGAACTCAGTCTCTTATCAAGCTGCTGCAGACTACTTTGCTCACCCAGAGCGTGTTCTCTGCTAAATTCCACTGAAAGTTTTTATGCCACCTACATAAAAATACGACCATCGTGTGCATTACGGCTTCTGATATGCTGATTTCATTGTCTAGTGGATGCATTTCTAAGAAACTACAGCTCAGAGGACTTCAAAGTAATTTTATTCATCCCAGGCTAATGTGAAGAATGTATAAGGATtcatttggaataaaaaaaccttgtttttctgtgttatgTTCTCTCATGAATAGTCTGAAAGCACCAGAAAAGATTTAATAGATTAATTTCTGCAGGAATGAGCAAAGCACACCCTGATATAATTCACTGTAGGTGACATTCAAGCTCACAGTAAGAGGCAgtcccctccctctctccctccatctGTAATTCTGTGTCATTTTTCTTTGCCTGCTGGCATTACAGTAAAAACAATATTGGAAGGTCAAAATCCTCTGACCCTCAGACAGGCACGATCCTTTCTCATGACATGGATCTTGTTTTGCGGGAGGTATAGTCTATTCCAGAAATGCAGTCCGAGATGGGTTATGAGAAAAGGTCACCTCCTGAATTAagtagttgggtttttttgtttttcaaacagaACTATATAGATAAAAACACGTAGTGAATGAGGTACAAATAGAAAGCAGACAGTGTCAGCACCATATACGTTTAATATCTCCTTGGTGGCAGGCTGAGCGGTTGGATCTGTAACTTGAGGATAAACGCTCTCAGATGACAGTGACAGCACATTTCAGCTGTGACTGGGTTTGAAGCATGGTATTTTGTTTGCAAATGGAAAACATGTGGGCAGTTCTGGGAACATCACAGCCAGGTTGAGCAATTacgtgaaaaagaaaaaaaaataacccatGCTGGTTTAACATCCGACCAGCATTCATGAAAGAGTGGAACAGTCCTGGAATAATCGATATTTGAAAGTAGTTCACGCAGCTGAGAAACTCGAAGCACGTCAGCAGTGGAAGAGGCGAGGTGATgtgaaataagataaataagtGTGCAGAAGATTCATGAGAAGCAATATAAAAGAAATGCACAGTATATGTCATGTGTTTAATGTAAAGTTAATCATTTGTTGAACATACTGGgggtatttaaaaaataacttaacCTTAGTTGGTTAGTTGGAAGGCCACAAAGTCAAGCTTAACTGCAGTTCCCAGCAAATAAGTTGACGTCAGTCCCAACCCACATGCCAGCAGCTGATGGCTGGTCTGATACCCTTCACATCTGAGCTGTCGTAGCCCATAGTTGCTGCATATCTGCAAGCCTCTTTGCAACCCATCTTAGGCCCagcttgtgttttatttctgaCTTAATTAGTCTCCAGAACATATCCATGCCACCAGATATAAATTTCTGCAGTTGAACACTAGTATTCCCGAATGAAATATGCTTTTGTTTTGACCATTACTCACATACTGGAAAATTTAATCTGCACTGCCGACGGAGCAGTCAGTGGAGAGTTGTGGAAACTATCATCTCCACTGGACTGTTTCAAATTGTTAGAGATGGCTAGGTCCTTACTTAGTCGCCTGAAGTTAAATATGctttaaaaagatgttttttctCAATTTATAACTTAAGtcatttattctgtttcttcATACGTGCTCTTAATCTTTTGATGTTTTGTGACTGTGTCTAAAAGTTTTAATTCTTTAAATCTAATTTCTGATGTCTACTCCTATTCACAGACATCTGCTCTAAGCATCTAAGTAAAGCACAATATCTCATCTGTGGATGATTACAATTGcagcataatgactgaaaccttAACACGTAAGAAACATAATAAAAGACCCAAGTGACACTCATAAATATCAGTGTGAGGCTGAAACACTGCGCAGTTTGTTTCTCAGCGGCAACATTTCACACGGAGGATGCGAACATTTCTTAAAATCACACAGTGATTTTAAATAAATCGCAACTATGTTTAGGAGACGTAAATGAAAGGCAGAGGAGATCTCATTTAGGATATTGCTTTCCTCTGGGAGCCCATAAATGAGTTGAAATAGTCCATGCTCCCTGGCACTGTTGTTTTATGAAGCAAACTCTGCCCATCTGGAGCTGTAAGCAGGTTAAAGCAAACAGAATTTATTGCAAACACTTTTTGAATCATgtcttgaatttaaaaaaaaagttctcaGCACCACATGTTTATAGCACGCTTGGGTGTTTTTGCAAACTCCATCTGTTTCTTAACAAATGCAGTTAGTATTAAATATTCACTCGTGCCTCTGCTGTATATACTTTCAACAACATGATCAGCATGAAGTAGTATAGTATTACCTCATGCTTGCTGCAGCCCAGTTTATACAATGGAATAATTAAAGGAGTGTTAAGTGATCTATGCCCTTAACTTGTAGAAGTTACAGCGACATGGCATAACATTTCCCTCTTCTGCATTCGACGCTACATTCATCACTTCATTGTGAAGACACGGTATGTCACATTGCACAGAGCTGTAATCTAGTAAGGGCAGTAAAGCTAAAAGAAAGTTATAATAACAACCAAGGAGTAATTTTACTGCTAAAACTGAGAAATGATTTATGTATTTCCAGATGAATAAAAGATTTGCTTGAATAATGAAAGTCGTTTTCCTCTCCTATCTTATCAAAAGCTCCTTCTAGCCTTTTCTTATTGTGGCTAAAGGGTGACATTTTcacaaatgattaaatgcaaatgATAGAGGACTTCATAAAAACTCGCTGATATAGCGAGATGTGATCTGCCTTCCGataatgttgtttgttttgttgctacTGACAAATTAACTGTGTCAGATCAGATTTGTATTATATCAAAAAGAGCTCATCAGTGTGCAAAACAGCAGCAGCGTGATCAGAAATCACTGTGTCGAACAAATTCAGCAGAGTGATTTAGTTCAGACAGGCCAAAAGTCAAGCTTAGTCACAGTCCTAGCAGATCAGTTGATCTCAGTGTCACTGATACCCTTATTCATTCAATATAGGACTTATTCAGTCTTCCTATAGTTGCTACACAGCTGCAAGCAGCTTTGCAACCCGCTTTCCACCCCACCCCGTCTTTTTCATTCTGTACCTAACATAATCAATGCCATATCAGTGTAATATGTCATTGATCCCTGCTGTGTTCTGTTCTGCATTTAGCTGCTCCACCCTGCTCTCCTCTGGCTTTAAATGTATGCACATGAACGGATGGGAAGGTCGCAGAATCGAGCTGGGCCATCAACTAAAAACTGGATATTGAAATCCCAGTGCTCTTCTGGCTGTAGTGGTcctgaatgaaatgaaagttTTTACCATAAAGAGCATGCAGTCATTATTCTCCCTGACAAAAACTGAAGACTATACTAAAAACTGGGGAAAAAGTGTCAGTTTACAGACAGGTGTGCTGCGATATTTTAAAGTTGAGACAATGTAATTTAGCCACCACAAAATTAATGTGAGAGAGGAGATAAATATTGGCCACTGAGTCCATATTAATCCTGTCTGAGTTTATATCTTCTCCCTGAGGATGTGTTAGTTCCCTTCAGGTGCTGCAGTTTCTGCCACAGTTTAAGACCTGGCAACCTGTCCTAGGTGTAATTCACCTCTTGACCAAAGTCATCTGGGTTATTTTCCAGCCTCCCATGACCCAAGGCAGATAAGCAGTTAGGAAGAAGGATGGAAATAATGCTGTTGTATTGTATTCATGCATTATTTTCTTTTGGGACTGAGAACTAGTTTTATTGCTGTTAAAGTTGACGTCTCTGCTTTTACCTCAAGGATAGAACAATCATTCATGTCTGAATAGTTGGAAAGTTGCAGTTTTCTTTGGAAATGCCAGTGCTGTGAGACACATCACTTCAAAATGGAATATTCTCAGCACCACACCTGACAAAGTAATCTTTTAGTCACTGAAACAACCAAATCAACTTGGTGCTGTGGGATAGTAAGCTTTTGATTTGTTCCATGTCTCCACCTGATAGTTTAAGGAATAACATTCAGCTGTCTGTTTCTTTTCCCCCCCAGCACTCCGAAGCCAGGACACTAGAACAATAGAGTCTGAAGGAGCACTTCAAAGCCAGGACACCAGAACAATAGCGTCTGAAGGAGATGACGAGGATGAAAACGAAGACGTGTCTAGTACAGCAGGGCCCCAGCTGGCTGGCGGAGTCACAGAGAAATCTAACGGTACGACGAATGGACGTTCGTCCCAGATCCTCTACGTGATCACGTCCAGCCCCGGTAAACCGGAGCACAACATGCCAGGTCAGTGGGCTGGACGCGGCGAGACCACCGGCCACAGCGCTAGTATGTTAACACCCGTCGTACACTGCACTTACCGTGCCTGTCTCTGCCTCTGGTGGGACGATGTTGGAGGTTTCTTAACAAGAACTCCCACTTAGCATGACCTGGTTTCTCTGAAAGTTTGAAAATTGTTCTGGTTTGTTGAGATGCTTCTAGAAGCTCTGGCCCAGAGTGACTCCCTATGATCGTAATTGAAGTAATGCAACATGACGCTTGTTTTCGCTTGTCATTGTCTCCGAACTCCCTGCTTTTCCCAATCAGCCATCTAGTCAACACTTTGCAGGGTGGACTGATGTGCTCTGCACTTTTCTGCTTCCTCCAAATGTTATTCTTTCCAAGCCCTAATTCTTTTTCTCAAACAGCTAGCTGATAACAGATGTGCACTGATAATGTATCACCATTTCCTGACAATTAGCTGGCTGAAATTCTCACAGGTGTAAGTTTGAATTAAGCAGCGCTTGAATAGTTCTTGACTCGCTAATCTCTTCAGTCTGCTGCGGTTTGTTTTAATTACCGTGATCGGATGTCTGATGTCTTGTTAATGTGCTCTGCTCTCTGTCTAGTGTGGACCATCTACGCTTTAGCAGCCCTCCTCATACTGACTGTCATCGCCATGGTAgcaaagctgctgctgcacgTCACAGTCAAGTAAGTATGAGGATGTTCGAGGCGTGGTGGATCAACCAAGTATCACGTTTCTAAGCTTTTACCCGTACACCACGATATTCATACAATACTGGTTGAAGATGAAAGAACAAGTCCGTATGTAAAGAATTTTTATCTGGAGCCACAaagtctgttttttcactttgacTAAAGCCAGAAATTTTCCGATCAAAGAATCTCGTAGCATCAACACAAGAAGAATAGAAAattgaaaaataagaaaactacgttgtttaaacattttcttccaGTAGAACATAGTTTCCCTTTCCCTTCagtgaaaacacagaaacatttatatAAAGATTTTTCCCCTGAAAATGGATCCATTTTCCTGGAAAATGAATGCAATAAATATAATAAGTTAAAGTTTGTTCAAAGCCAGGGTTTACCAGTAATTACAATACTTTTTAAACAAGTACCCAAAAATTGTAAAAACCTACATAAGAGCTTTGATACCACAGTTTTAATGGGTCTGTGACATTAATCGAGCTTTAGGACACATTTATGACTCTCTTTGTTAATCTCTGTTCAttgttttccatcttttctcctttccctctctctcctttgtGTAAttcctttctgtcttttctttgtctttacttCTTCTTCATTTCTACTCTCAGGTCTCCAAACATCCCAACCGTCAGTGGTTCAGACACCTGCAGCCAGAGCACAGCGTCTTCTGAGCCTTGGATCATCCTGTACCGCCCCTCTACCATCTCCCTGTTCAAGAAGAAGCTAAAGAACCACCACGGTGACCTCAGCCCCCTGGTGGGCAACTAGTGCTCCTGCTGCGTCCTGCCGTCTAACCAAACAGTACCGCCACCCGCCACTATTCTGTTCAAGGGCCGTCAGATGCCAGGCCCTCAGACAATGAAACTCTTTGAGGCGCTACGCAAACAAGCCAACAACTGAGTGGCTAATGACAACTGACTGAGTGAATGCTACTAAATGGTCCGTGTGCCAAAGTGGCCACGCCTTCCTAACCTGCTCAGCACCGAAGAGGAGCGGGAGGGCAGGCAGGACTGTAAGTGACTGCACTCTTGGAGAGGAGAATAAAAGATTGGATAGAGGAAAATCTCAAAGATGCTTTTTTCATGCAAGAAGCTGTTTCCATCACCCATGGATGACCCTACCAATCAACATACCTCCAAAAACCCGTCTGGACAGCAAGCTCACtagtgaaaatatgacaaagctGGAGTGCAGAAACAgctcagttcagtttcagtgGCAGCCGAATCTTCATCAGCATCAACGAGAAGATGAAGAAACTGAGTCtttaatacacatacacatatgacACATGCtgtaaaacttcagttttttttaataacttaaCTGCCTCATGCGGATGAACATTTTCAGCCAAAATCCAGAATCCTCCCATCCAAAGACttgtttattcatttgtgtttttaattctgtATTCAaactgctaattttttttttttttaaatatatgttttacGTGACACCTGGCTTGCTGAGGAAAGGGAAACAGGACGCGGAAATGTCACACGGAAGGTAGATATGACAGCACTTTGGGGACGAATCAGTCACCGCAAAATGAAAAGATCAGCGAGAAAGAGAGCTTGTTCGCCCACTCGTTCACTCAGCGCTCATGGATTTGTGTGGCGAGGAGAAGTAGCTAGCTGGCTGGGGGCGTGGGGGTTGGTGCAGTTTGCTCACAAACTGCCATTTAGGGAGGCTCGGGAAGATCTGAGGGCTTTTTCTGCTCGGTTGTGGGTGGGAGTCTTTCCGGTTTGATGGTGTTCAAGTGCCTTAAGGATCTCCTCTTCCCTTGACTCAGTTCCTCACATCTGTTTCTTTCACAAAGTGGACTAGTGTCCCTCACAAAAGTCTGCACTTCTTAAAAAAATCCATGTAgatatgaagagtttcattcCAAAATAGGGTTTCCGCCACTTAAATGTCAAAAATGCCTCCCGGTCTTGTGCAGTGATTGAAAGCATTAATCTCAGACTGGATCTTTTACATCGTTTTTTTTAACACGACTTTGTTGATGtcgatttatttttttgccacaCTTAGCCTTTTGGGATAGAACTCTTCATATAATGACAGACGAGGCTTTAAAaggcttttttgtttcttatttgTGTATCTTATGTGTAGTCTTGGACATTTACTGAACATATTGTTCACATTATGTTGTCTTTTGATTACAGGGGGATGAATATTGTTGTATATTATGTAATTCAGTGTGGGAATGATGATATTTATGACTGCTCTTTCATTTTGCGTCTCGGCAAAGCATTTAAGCAACTTGTCAAAGTGCTTTTGTGTTACTTTAGCTCAAAGGCGgagtgcttttttaaaaaatttctaATCTTCGATACCAGTAAATTGTCTAAATTCTGCAGAATGCTGCAGACCTTCAAGCTTTTACTTGT
It includes:
- the kremen1 gene encoding kremen protein 1 isoform X3 encodes the protein MDSWTVTSALLLAGFISSAAFNDFDTECYTANGEDYRGFQNQTSLHGGKPCLFWNETFQHPYNTLKYPNGEGGLGSHNYCRNPDGDVQPWCYIADHEDGIYWRYCDIPTCQMPGNLGCFRDSGDPPTLTGASETSNKLTIQNCISFCRKQRYKLAGMESGYACFCGNDVDLQKRGESPSMECNHVCFGDHTQPCGGDGWVIIFSTRVGACGGNYTSPSGVIYSPDFPDKYGAGRVCYWTIQVPGSSAILFNFTFFDISDQTDMVELLDGYTNQVVARFDWRSPPRELVNITGDFVILYFYSDRTNQAQGFALLYQALRSQDTRTIESEGALQSQDTRTIASEGDDEDENEDVSSTAGPQLAGGVTEKSNVWTIYALAALLILTVIAMVAKLLLHVTVKSPNIPTVSGSDTCSQSTASSEPWIILYRPSTISLFKKKLKNHHGDLSPLVGN
- the kremen1 gene encoding kremen protein 1 isoform X1, with the protein product MDSWTVTSALLLAGFISSAAFNDFDTECYTANGEDYRGFQNQTSLHGGKPCLFWNETFQHPYNTLKYPNGEGGLGSHNYCRNPDGDVQPWCYIADHEDGIYWRYCDIPTCQMPGNLGCFRDSGDPPTLTGASETSNKLTIQNCISFCRKQRYKLAGMESGYACFCGNDVDLQKRGESPSMECNHVCFGDHTQPCGGDGWVIIFSTRVGACGGNYTSPSGVIYSPDFPDKYGAGRVCYWTIQVPGSSAILFNFTFFDISDQTDMVELLDGYTNQVVARFDWRSPPRELVNITGDFVILYFYSDRTNQAQGFALLYQALRSQDTRTIESEGALQSQDTRTIASEGDDEDENEDVSSTAGPQLAGGVTEKSNGTTNGRSSQILYVITSSPGKPEHNMPGQWAGRGETTGHSAMWTIYALAALLILTVIAMVAKLLLHVTVKSPNIPTVSGSDTCSQSTASSEPWIILYRPSTISLFKKKLKNHHGDLSPLVGN
- the kremen1 gene encoding kremen protein 1 isoform X2 codes for the protein MDSWTVTSALLLAGFISSAAFNDFDTECYTANGEDYRGFQNQTSLHGGKPCLFWNETFQHPYNTLKYPNGEGGLGSHNYCRNPDGDVQPWCYIADHEDGIYWRYCDIPTCQMPGNLGCFRDSGDPPTLTGASETSNKLTIQNCISFCRKQRYKLAGMESGYACFCGNDVDLQKRGESPSMECNHVCFGDHTQPCGGDGWVIIFSTRVGACGGNYTSPSGVIYSPDFPDKYGAGRVCYWTIQVPGSSAILFNFTFFDISDQTDMVELLDGYTNQVVARFDWRSPPRELVNITGDFVILYFYSDRTNQAQGFALLYQALRSQDTRTIESEGALQSQDTRTIASEGDDEDENEDVSSTAGPQLAGGVTEKSNGTTNGRSSQILYVITSSPGKPEHNMPVWTIYALAALLILTVIAMVAKLLLHVTVKSPNIPTVSGSDTCSQSTASSEPWIILYRPSTISLFKKKLKNHHGDLSPLVGN